AGCCCAAATGCTACACatcaggggtggcaggtagcctagtggttagagtgttggacttgtaacccgaaaggttgcaagattgaatccctgatctgacaaggtaaaaatctgtctttctgcccctgaacaaggcagttaaccccactgttcctagattGTCattcccactgttccccagtaggctgtcattgaaaataagaatttgttcttaactgacttttctaggtaaataaaggaaaaaataaatacattcctttgtctcatgttcTTCTGAACACTTCTCATACCCAGAAACCACCTTCCTAtatacactgctgccacatgcccataagcttgacacctgtagcAACGTAATGTATTTGGCACATAAGCTCGTACAGAATAGCTGAAATATCCTAACATCATTTTGTCAGGCAGAGAGTCAACATCAAAACTTAAAAGAACaagacaatgactcttctgtttctCCACTCTGCCACCCTGTCTGCCATTTCCTTTTAAAAAGAAAATCACTGGAGTTCATTCCACCAGCTCTATCAGAGATCTGTATATGATGAAAGGGAAGGCTTCCTtgctttgtgtgtatgtgtgtgtatgtttgggttgtgttatggttttattaaCGTTGTGTTATGgctgtgttatggttgtgttatggttttattaacgttgtgttatggttgtgttatggCTGTGTTATGGCTGTGTAATGGTTTTATTAATGTTGTCTTATGGTTTGTGTAATGGTTTTATTAACgttgtgttatggtttttattaatgttgtgttatggttgtgttatggttgtatTAATGTTGTGTTATGGCTGTGTTATGGCTGTGTAATGGTTGTATTAatgttgtgttatggttgtgttatggttttattaaCGTTGTATTAATGTTGTGTTATGGCTGTGTTATGGCTGTGTAATGGTTGTATTAATGTTGTGTTATggttgtattcatgttgtgtaatgGTTGTATTAATGTTGTGTTATGGTTTTGTTAatgttgtgttatggttgtgttaatgttgtgttATGGTTGTATTAGGTCTATACTCACTGTGTGCAGGTCATGAGCAGTATGGCGAGGCAGCTGATGCTGGAGAGGACCACAGCTATGATGACCAGGACAGTCTGAACCACCTCAGCGATGCTTCTCTCCTCATCTTCATCCGTCCTTGTAGGTAGGAGCAGGATGCCACAGCGCTCACCATCGTAACCCTTCTCACAGCTGCAGGGGAGAGGATAAATCAATTCATCAATCAGCTAATatatcaatcaataaatcaaaacacaagtcagttagtcaaccaAACAGTTAATGAATCAATGAATTGGTCTATCTATCCAATCGATCCTTTCCATCcatcggcacacacacacacacacacacacacacacacacacacacacacacacacacacacacacacacacacacacacacacagtactaaaAGTAGATTTGTgttgtactcacacacacactggctctcTCAGGTCCGCCATGTACTTGCAGCTTCCATGGATACAATATGCCTGGTGAGAGGAGCTACAAGGGTCCTCTGTAACACGTTCTGACGTCTGGTGTGGGTGGTCGGCCGTGAACTCCAACGTGTGTCCTGATGTGTGTTCAGGGTTGAAGGCCGTGGTGCTTTTGCTATTGTTCTTGTTCTTCCTCTTTCCTGGATTCACTTTTCCTTTCTGACCTTTCCCCTTTTCTTTTCTGTTCTTACTGTGACGCACCACTGCTGGGAAACGAGATAAGTTATTTTCATTTTCTGATtattagagacagatggagacagatggagacagatggagacagatggagatagatggagacagatggagacagatggagatagatggagacagatggagacagatggagacagatggagacagatggagatagatggagacagatggagacagatggagacagatggagacatatggagacagaaatagacagatggagacagatggagacatatggagacagaaatagATATATGGAGACAGATGGGGACAGATGGAGATACAGtgtattctgaaagtattcagaccccttgacgttttccacattttgttacgttacagccttattctaaaattgattaaatagttgttttccctcatcaatctacacacaataccccataatgacatcacaataccccataatgacatcacaataccccataatgacatcacaataccccataatgacaaagcaaaaacagttttttttactaataaaaataaataaatactaaaaaatcacatttacataagtattcaagccctttactcagtactttgttgaagcacctttggcagcgattacagccttgagtcttcttgggtatgacgctacaagcttggcacacctgtatttggggagtttctcccattcttctctgcagatcatgtcaagctctgtcaggttggatggggagcgtcgctgcacagctattttcaggtctctccagagatgttcgatcaggttcaagtccgggctctggctgctccactcaatgacattcagagacttgcccaaaagccactcctgcattgtcttggttgtgtgcttagggtcactgtcctgttggaaagtgaaccttatTTCCTATCTGTccacatcgggttcttggtcacctccctgaccaaggcccttctcccccaattgctctgtttggtcgggcggccagctctagtaagagtcttggtggttccaaacttcttccatttaagaatgatggaggccactgtgttcttggtgaccttcaatgctgcagaaatgttttggtacccttccccagatctgtgcctcaacacagtcctgtctcggagctctacaggcaattccttcgacttcatggcttggtgtttgctctgacatgcactgtcaactgtgagaccttatatagac
The window above is part of the Salmo salar chromosome ssa15, Ssal_v3.1, whole genome shotgun sequence genome. Proteins encoded here:
- the areg gene encoding amphiregulin precursor, translated to MNTLILSSLLCLVVCALGVLGSAVTLSSELSHVTDASALGEGEGLQSSLGDEDEEELDEDMSGGTPTDGSPKAVVRHSKNRKEKGKGQKGKVNPGKRKNKNNSKSTTAFNPEHTSGHTLEFTADHPHQTSERVTEDPCSSSHQAYCIHGSCKYMADLREPVCVCEKGYDGERCGILLLPTRTDEDEERSIAEVVQTVLVIIAVVLSSISCLAILLMTCTHYRTHKNFLVAYLASGSEKEQLQKTTPCDITV
- the areg gene encoding amphiregulin isoform X1; this translates as MNTLILSSLLCLVVCALGVLGSAVTLSSELSHVTDASALGEGEGLQSSLGDEDEEELDEDMSGGTPTDGSPKVVRHSKNRKEKGKGQKGKVNPGKRKNKNNSKSTTAFNPEHTSGHTLEFTADHPHQTSERVTEDPCSSSHQAYCIHGSCKYMADLREPVCVCEKGYDGERCGILLLPTRTDEDEERSIAEVVQTVLVIIAVVLSSISCLAILLMTCTHYRTHKNFLVAYLASGSEKEQLQKTTPCDITV